CCTTTCAGGGGGGCATCAGCTGAAAAAGCatgaccaagaaggagaagaagaaatgaCAGAATATGAGTGGAGGAGGACAGTGGCTGAACTCAACTCTTTACAGGTTTCATTCTTTTAAAGCTGCATTTATTATCTCGATTTAAATTGTAATTAGGTCActttaaatccatccatccattgtctgcCCATCCTTGCAGGGTTGGGTGGGGGAGGGTGGCCATTAGGCAacaagcagggtacaccctggagaggtcaccagtctatcacagggcaacatagacatacaggtccttctcaaaatattagcatattgtgataaagttcattattttccataatgtcatgatgaaaatttaacattaatatattttagattcattgcacactaactgaaatatttcaggtcttttattgtcttaatatggatgattttggcatacagctcatgaaaacccaaaattcctgtctcacacaatcagcatatttcatccgaccaataaaagaaaagtgtttttaatacaaaaaacgtcaaccttcaaataatcatgtattatgcactcaatacttggtcgggaatcctttggcagaaatgactgcttcaactgctgaggtcttatggaggcccagggtgcttcgatagcggcctttagctcatccagagtgttgggtcttgagtctctcaacgttctcttcacaatatcccacagattctctatggggttcaggtcaggagagttggcaggccaattgagcacagtgataccatggtcagtaaaccatttaccagtggttttggcactgtgagcaggtgccaggtcgtgctgaaaaatgaaatcttcatctccataaagcttttcagcagatggaagcatgaagtgctccaaaatctcctgatagctagctgcattgaccctgcccttgataaaacacagtggaccaacaccagcagctgacacggcaccccagaccatcactgactgtgggtacttgacactggacttctggcattttggcatttctttctccccagtcttcctccagactctggcaccttgatttccgaatgacatgcagaatttgctttcatccgaaaaaagtactttggaccactgagcaacagtccagtgctgcttctctgtagcccaggtcaggcgcttctgccgctgtttctggttcaaaagtggcttgacctggggaatgcggcacctgtagcccatttcctgcacatgcctgtgcacggtggctctggatgtttctactccagactcagtccactgcttccgcaggtcccccaaggtctggaatcggcccttctccacaatcttcctcagggtccggtcacctcttctcgttgtgcagcgttttctgccacactttttccttcccacagacttcccactgaggtgccttgatacagcactctgggaacagcctatttgttcagaaatttctttctgtgtcttaccctcttacttgagggtgtcaatagtggccttctggacagcagtcaggtcggcagtcttacccatgattggggttttgagtgatgaaccaggctgggagttttaaaggcctcaggaatcttttgcaggtgtttagagttaactcgttgattcagatgattaggttcatagctcgtttagagacccttttaatgatatgctaattttgtgagataggaattttgggttttcatgagctgtatgccaaaatcatccatattaagacaataaaagacctgaaatatttcagttagtgtgcaatgaatctaaaatatatgaatgttaaattttcatcatgacattatggaaaataatgaactttatcacaatatgctaatattttgagaaggacctgtagaagacGAATCATCATGctcccacacacacaatcatacttaagggcaatttagagtaaccCAGAGGTTCCCAAAGTGGGGGGCGCGCCCCCTAGGGGGGGCTCAGCGTCATtgccgggggggggggggggggggggggggggtcagtataaataactgaaaaaaagaatgcTTGGACACTGTTAGCATAATGGACAGGTTTCTGGCGGGACTCCCACAAAAACGTaaaaaagaagatgaagaatCACCAAATTTGCTTCCAAAACAACATTCTTCAAAGCCAAAGGTTAGAAAATATGACAAATCATATCTTGCCTTGGGATTCACCTACACAATGGTGGGTAATGAGGAGAGACCGCAGTGTGTTGTCTGTCTTAAAGTGCTTACTTGTGACAGTTTGAAGCCTAACAAGCTCAGATGCCACTTGGAGACAAAACATCCAGAGCACAAAGATAAggcagttgattttttttcgaCAAAAACTCGTAAACTGCTGTGCCCAGCAATGTCTCTTTACTAAAGCTGCATATGTACCGGCAAACGCTCAACTCAGCTCATATAAAGTTGCTTACCGGGTGGCAAAGTGTAAAAAGCCGCACACAATCGCGGAGGAATTAATACTTCCTTGTGCTATGGACATAGTTTCGACTATAATTGATGACACAGCAGCCAGCAAACTACGGGCTATTCCTCTGTCTAATAATACTATCGGTAGGCGCATTAATGACATTTCAAAGGACATAGAGGAGCAACTTAATGACAAGGTGCGTGACAGCCGCTTTGCTCTGCAGATGGATGAAGCCATTGATGGTAACAAAGACTGCTTACTGATAACTTACGTCAGATTCATAGATGGAGATGACATGAGGGAGGAGTTGCTTTTCTGCAAACAAGTTCCCGGCAGAGGAACTGTTTAAAATCATTGACTCATACTTGAAAGAGGCCAATCTGAAATGGGAGGACTGTGTGGGGATCTGCACAGTCGCCACAGTCAACTACATCAAAACACGACCTGTCAAAGCCCGGATTTTGTCGGCACTGTGTGAGGAAATGGACTCTGAGCACAAAGCCGTGTTGTTTCACAGTGAGTCCCGATGGTTGTCACGTGGGAAGGTGTTGTCCACGGTCTTTGATCTGCGAGATGAGATTCGCATCTTTTTGAAGGAAGAAGGCTGTGGACCTGCCCACAAATGTCCCTGTAACAAGTTCCTGATGAAACTTGCATACCTCAGtgacatatttttaaaagtggATGAACTGAATTTGCAGATGCATGGCACAAACACACAACTCCCACATCTGGCAGATAAAATCACATAATTCATCAGAAAACTTGAGATTTGGCAGCAGCGACTGAAAAACGATAACGTGGACTCATTTGAGAACTTGAAATTATTCATTGAAGACAACAAGCTGCAGAACAGTCATCTCATGCATGCAAGCACACATCTCTGCCCTTCAGAAACATTTCCTGAGATATTTCCTGGTGCAGGATTCCAAAGAATATGACTGGATCTGTGATTCCTTCAGTGTAAAACTACCTACAAACTTCAGCACATCAGAGGAGGAACAGTTCATTGATGTCACCTCTAATTCAACAATGCGGCTACAGTTTAAGTCAAAGACACTGGCTGCATTTTGGATTGGAGTGGAGAAAGATTATTCACTGCTAGGTAAGAGAGCCCTGGCCATACTTCTCCCTTTTGCCACATCCTACCTTTGTGAGACAGGTTTTTCTGCTTTGGCCTCAATCAAGACAAAATACAGATCAAAGCTGGACATTGAAAACGAACTTCGAGTGGCAATCTCACATCTGCAACCCAGATttgagaagatctgcagcaacaAGCAGGCTCACACCAGTCACTAAAAATATATGTAAGATGCTGTTTTCACAAGAAACCTTATTTTTCCTCTCAGagagttgtttgtgttttacaccaatttttcacatttttgaaaaacGTGTTAATAGCAATGTTGAATATTGTTATACTGtaaaaaattttacatttgaaatatttacactgtaaaaggtaaaatggtttgttgttttgttacttGAATGActctagtttattttattgcaacCTGTAATTTACTGCAGTTTACTgagttgtaaaataaattgcaataGAGTTTGTAAACAAAATACGTGTGTCTGGTTGGAGGGTCAATGTGTGCTGGGCTGGGGAGCAGCAAAATTTGCCTATAAATCAAAGGGGGGCCCAGGACAAAAAGTTTGGGAACCACTGGAGTAACCGATTACACATGTTCCTACAACGgtgggaggaagtcggagtacccagagagaacccacgcatgcatggggcaAACATGTTAAAACACTCCAGGCTGAGATTTTACACTCAATACCTGCTTGGTGTAATGCAACAGTTCTAAAAACTGCACCACTGTGTAGTTTACGATAGATATAAGAGGAGCTATGTACACAAAGTCAGGACAACAGAGGCAACTTTAATCTGAATATCACAGTCATTTCTTTTTCATGTGTGTCATTTGTCTTTAATTGTCATGAACACAGAATtgtatttagaaatgtttttaaccTCAGTGAAACACTGTAACTGCTCTAAAATGCTCTAGTAACTATGGCAAGCTTGTATGTAGCACTGTAACATTGTcatatatacaaaaaaacacattaaaaatggAGAAGACGGCATGAAGCATGCACACAAAGAGGATGTGCTGACAAACTTGGTCAAGGATTAAGTAAAAATTGTGGCTATGGCatagttgtttttaaagttgtcTATCAGTTATTCACACAATAaaggaggacattttaaattaattttcactTTACAATATGTCTCAGAAACGTTTTTTTGGGCAAACTAAAATATCTTTTCCATATGAACTTTTGCTTATTTGCACAACACTGTTATTGTTATATAACTGAGTGGTTGAGATTCTGTTGCCATTATTGCCATTATTCAGTTTTTACTTCACCTTTCTGTTTAATTAATTACATGTAAAGTCATTAATGAAGGTCCTGCTTTGTGAGCTGGAAGTGAAATTCAGAGCATTCTCATCAAGGAGTTGCAAACATTTGCTTTGGAAATAAGACAAACTGTTGACACAGGCAACTGTATTTAAATTCAAACTTAAGACTTCATTAATACAACAAtaacattaattattattttattttaacaattattaattaataaataggCTAATTAATAGAAGTAACTAACATCATGGAGGCACTTCTTTTGCTCAGCTTGaacatgtttaaataatttagcaCATGGCTCATCAAAATAACATACTTTCTATTTAAAACAAgcgaaaaataaatatttagttaaacaAGGTAATTAAATTTGATCCtttagctttttaaaataagCAAATGACTTTTTTTGACAGTGATTTAAAGGCTCTATGAGTCTACAGCTCATCTTAATGTAGTTTAAAATCCATCTCTTTCCTTCAAGTGTGCTTGATCAATAATATGTGAATATTCTTCCCATTTTCTTCAGGAGATCTCCACTGCTGGGAGCTAAGGTCACATCACGGAAACAAATGGAGCAGTTAATATCTGACACATTCCCAaattggactttgttttgttgCGCTCTCAAATGGTGTATTTGGTTTGGCTTggctttttcacagtttttgtttgAGATCATTCAATTGTTTTAGGGGTTCAGATTCTCACAAGATGATTTGGGATTACATATTCCCGTGACAGTAGATTGTTACTTCTTCTTTAATGAGTAAACCTGTTTGCAGTTACTACTCTGCTAAAATATGTACATTAGCAACATGTGGGGATTATTACCTCATGTTTgaccaaatttaaatgaagaatCACAGAACAAACCAAAAAGTGTTCATGTAAAATaatagaagaaacaaaaaacaagacaatacGTAtgtaaaagtgaaataaaacaaatggttAAATGTCTTTACTGGTTTAACCACATTGTCATCAGTAAGGTCTCCAGACAGGCTCCTCACTTCTCATGGTAAGATATGACCCTTCTATGTAATTGAACATAGGTGCAACAATGTTGCGGTCCTCCCCTGTGTTTTGGAGTGGTTGGTTTGATCCGTAGTAGAAACTGCCTGCCTGGAATGGACCACTATGGCTCCTCAGAGGGGGAACATGAGGAGCAGAGGACAAGTAGGAGTTATATGGAGGAGACTGGGTGGAGAAGGGCACAGtgggcagatgatgcagtctaGGAGCTGGAGTGAAGGAGGATGTCAGAGATGTCACCTGACCAAGAAGTGATGGCTCATTGGTCCACAAAGAGGAGGAAAAGgatctgcagtctgagaataaAAAACGACAAGCCAAACAAATCTGACTTCAGAGAGCCTTCAACTGTCCATTCTGTTACTTCaaatcatgttttaaaaaacagataatTCAGCAACTGCTTTGCAAATGTTTCCATTACACCTGCATTTTGACATTGCTGATGAGATGTTTTGATCAGTCGCTATGCAGATGATAGTCTGATCAACATAAACAAAGGCCCATTTCCACCAAGAGCACTATGTGCGACAGATTAAAAAAAGGAGTCTTCTAATTTATGTCTTCGGACCCAGTGATACTCTTGGCTACACTTGGAAAGATTTGGAAAGCTTGAGGCTGACAGAAATTATCACCTAAACAAAACTGTACAAGTTAGGAGTTTTTATCCAGTACGAAAGTTGTTTTTTGCCAttatgttattgtttttatatatttcatttctttttatcttttaattataTCTTGCACTGGTATTTGGTTCTCCTCTATCTTATATACAACCCTTTGGTGAGtggcatttgttttaaatgtgcttcaTTAATAAATTTCTTGTCCCGTAGTAGGTGAACAAAGAACATCTTTTGAAATTTTTGATATTTGTAAAGAAGTAATTACCATTAAAACAACACCTTTGTAAACACTTTGACACTAGTAGTATCTTGTTCTTTTAATGTGTCCTGatctatttaattgttttacattGCTATTGATCACTTAGAGAAAAGGAATTATTTCCTTTAATTTCACAACTGATAAAACAACAAGATGTAAAATTTTATCTTTCTCCTCAACAATCTGTTTCATCAAGTTATTGATTTTACAAGAATGTTTCAACTGACTACACCCCCTAGCATATTTGGCATATTATACAAGAGGGCAAATTTATGGAGAAAATAAAAGGTCTTCCTGCTACTTGGAGAATTATTCTTTTGGCCCCCAACTTAGGCACCTTCAGAATTTCATCAGGAAAGACAATGAACTTCTTTCTTGCTCCAGATATCCTAATTTGTGTGTTATTGGTGTGGAACACTTACCATTTAAGTCACTTGATATTTTATTACAGTGCATTTCAGATTAAAAACATGTGACTATGATTTTGCATACATTTTGAATGAGATCAagattattatttaaacatCCCATACCTAATGGGGTAGTACTGCTGATGCTGCTGGGAGTCCGgaatattcctgatttcagcTCTTTCTGTCTCTGACCTAATAAAGTAAGAAAAAGCATGAATTCAAACTGAAGGAAAGCTTTGTTAATGTAAAATTAAACCTTTGGATATTTCTTCCCAGGGTTTACTAACGTCTTGGCAGTCGAGGTCCATCCACAGTAATCTTAATGGCTCTGTGTACCGTGGCTACTTGAGGAGGTGAGGTCAGAACATTAATTGACAGGGTAAAGGTTTtacctaaaaagaaaaaacccatTGAGGTATACCAGAAGATCAGAGGCAACATGGGGAAATTTTCAGAAACATTATTCTGTTTTGGCACTTTTTTTGTGTCCCAttgtaaaatgtgaaataccattacaataaaagcaaaaacatttaagaatataattttttttctaagtATAGTTTGGGATGTCAGGAAACTGCAATGACTTCTTCATGCTGGTGAGCATTAGAATTAACCAAAAACAGTATGCGTCTATTACAATAGCTgcaagttttattttacagataaaCATGACTGAGATAATAGTGGTATTAGGTAATACTGATGCTCAAAAGGCTATTGCCAGTCTTCATcttaaaaaataacataaataatataatgAGGCAACTGTTGTACCTCTTCCACTGCGACCTATGAAGCGGAGATCGTTGAAATGGGCATAACCTTGCTTCATTGTTGCTGTGGCATTGCGTAGCTCGGCGCTGCAATTGTCATCATTGCCAGCCATCACTGTCACAACCACACCGTCTGGCACATCATTACCCAGTGCGACTACctgcaaaatgcaaaaacaccAAATCCCAGATTCTTGAAATCTGAACTCTGGTAAACGTACTTCTAAGCTCTTTAATGACATTTGACACTGAACTAAAGCAGAAACAGAGAGGATTGATAGACTGGTTGCTCACTGTGAAAGCTCTTGGCAGGGTTTTGTTACATCTCCAATGCCGCGGCAGAATGCTGCAGAGGAAGTTTGGGCTGTCGGTGGGTACTAGGCCTCTTTGGGATGCGGTGTCGTGTTGCTGCAATGGAATACTCCCTTCCTGCTCATCCGGTTGTTGAAGTTTAGGGGACGGAACCTGCCGACATTTCCCCACAGTTCCTGAAAAAAACCAGAGTTATAGAAAGTTGACTTTTTTATCCTTTCTGTTCTTTTATCCAAGAACTTAGAAATATGCTGAATGTTTTAGCATCCTGTGCTTAATTTAAATTTGCATCCGAATTGCATGTTGGTTTCAAAACCTTGAAAGTGTAATTTAGTTCATGCAATAAAAGGAGCCTAACAGATTATTCCAACTCATCAGCTTCGTGCAGTATAGTGGACTAGTGGCTttgcggtctgcctgtctccaccccatGATGAAGTGGACCACTTTCTGGGTCCGGGtgctggttgcccctctgggaTATctgtacctggacctgggagtatagagtgtgTATATAATTCCAAAGCAgtttcaaataaagttttagTAAACATATCAAGCAAAGCATTATAGCAATAGCTGTAATGTTTCACTTGTGAaattaaatctgttgggcttcttcttggcactcagacaacaattctgagtgctactttCATAATCCAACCAAACAGCTATTCAACCAATAAACTGAGCAACCAACTATTTATTCATCCAAACAGGCACCCAACCAACAAAGTATCCAATCATATAAGCAGCATATTATAGGGGCTTCATAAATTACTATTGCACTTAAATACTAACATAAGCCAATTTAGTAtcactaaataaaacccagcttCTCTTCACTGAAAAATTCCACAACTCATTCATTTACTTTACCtacaaccaattaaccaaactTTTGGTCCAACAAATCATTTATTCAATTAAttaatcattcattcattcatccaacCAACAAACTGACTAATGATTAATTTAATTAGAAACAAACTAGGTAATCACCTATTCATTCAAGGCACCAATCAAGTAATCCTAACcaaccaacaaaaaaacagacaaattatTTATTGAACCAACCATTCATCTAACCGGCCAACTAGCAAACCACCCAACCATTTAGTAAGCCAACAAACCAACCAAATAACTATGCATGCAACCAACTACACATTAATTCTAATAACACACCAACAAACTAACCATCCATGCAACAAATTGTTTGATCATCCAACTAACCAGCTATCCATTCATTCTAGGGAAATGTTAGGGTTTATTTTTGGATAAAGTAGAACAATAGTTTACTCTCTTACTCAAACAACCACACACCTATTCATTTTTAATATAAGCCAATCAACCAACCAACAAACTCTTCATTAATTTAACCAACTAACACACCACCAAACTACTTTCTGAACCAAGCATCCAATTTTTCATTGACCCAGCTAATCAACTAGCTAATTATGTATTAACTGAACCAAGcctttaacaaaaaaacaaaaactttcattGAACCAACCAACTAAAATATTCCACCAAGTAACTCACAAAccagcttttaaatatttattaatcttatccacaattaattttgtcaatCATCCAGCTATTTTAAAAGGGCTAAACTGTTCTTTTTCTATTCTTTCTACTATTGAAAGCAATAGCAAACTATAGGTGAATAACCATAAGCTGCTTACTGCAACCCAAGGTCTCACAGTATAATGTGGAATACATCGACATAATTGTTGCATTGTAGATTTTCTCTAGTCTTTGTTACAATCGACACTGTATGGTAAATATGAACAAAACTACATTTCCCATAACCCCGTAGTCCCTGGGACACTACGTCATCACCTCGCGTCAAAATATACCTGGATCAGGAAAATCAACAAGCGCATCTTCAGTTGAGTGTTTCTGCTTGATTCCGGTGAGACTTTTCTCTTCTTTGTCCTTTATTCTTCTTGTCCGTAGCCCCCGTTCCCTCCTCCTGTCCACTTTGGTTTCTTTATTGTGTTCAGCTCACCGCAGTGTTTGAATAGGAGGGAACTGCGCCGCATTATTATTCAGATTGAACTGCCGGGGGGAAGTTAGTGCGGTCGGGGCACCTGTCCCACTGTCTGGCTGCCTGCCTTtgctctgtttgtgtgtttattcgCCTCACAACCTTTCTGCTATCTTGTTGTTTTAGGCTTTTGTCTCAGCCAGCGTTCTTTTCACAGGAAAAGTGATCCTAAAtacgaaaaccaaacttgaacaACAATACAGGGGAAAGCAGGCTTCAGGTCTACAGGAGGAATTCAGGAGATCAGAGACCGGAATGTATGATTACtctgtttgtgaaaacacaaaagggtcatttcaatgtttttttttatactaaGGTGGTCAGCACCCCAGAAATATCATTGGACTCATCATTTTTGTTCGTTTTCACCATTAGAACATGTTCCCAAATCAGTGACCAATCATaaatcatttgtattcagattaGAACAGTTCTGTCCATGTAGTGCATTTCTAAGCAGGACCCCTTCAAAAGTGACATAAAGGCCAAA
This genomic stretch from Girardinichthys multiradiatus isolate DD_20200921_A chromosome 22, DD_fGirMul_XY1, whole genome shotgun sequence harbors:
- the LOC124858939 gene encoding runt-related transcription factor 3-like — protein: MLLFLFVQQVLMASNSLFSSTSPILYRGTVGKCRQVPSPKLQQPDEQEGSIPLQQHDTASQRGLVPTDSPNFLCSILPRHWRCNKTLPRAFTVVALGNDVPDGVVVTVMAGNDDNCSAELRNATATMKQGYAHFNDLRFIGRSGRGKTFTLSINVLTSPPQVATVHRAIKITVDGPRLPRRQRQKELKSGIFRTPSSISSTTPLDCRSFSSSLWTNEPSLLGQVTSLTSSFTPAPRLHHLPTVPFSTQSPPYNSYLSSAPHVPPLRSHSGPFQAGSFYYGSNQPLQNTGEDRNIVAPMFNYIEGSYLTMRSEEPVWRPY